The genomic region CAGCCGCGGACGCGGCGCATTCCCGACAGGACCGCATCCAGCATGAACTCACGCACCGCTTCGTTTCGGCGGCCGCCCCGCGCCGCGAGCCTCGCGCTCGCCGGCGCCGCGTTGTCGCTGCTGCTCTCCGGCTGCAATTCCCTCTATAGCGAAGGCGCGACCGCCGGCGCCGGCATCGCCGGCGCGGCGGTGGCCGCGAAGGTCACCAACAACGCGGCGGTGGCCACCGGCATCGGCCTCGGCGCGGTGGCCGCCGCGCGCGCCGGCGTGCAGTACACGCAGCGCGTCGCCCATACCTATTCGCAGGCCCAGATCGCCGACGCGGCCGGCCCGCTTCCGGTGGGCGGCGTGGCGCGCTGGTCCGCCCATCACACGGTGCCGATCGAGGACGACGAATACGGCCGCGTGACGGTCAGCCGCCTGATCAGCGTCGGGCCGCTCGACTGCAAGGAAATCGTGTTCGCGGTGGACAGCGACGCGAAGCACGCGGCCGCGGCCAGCGCGGCCTCGGGTGCCGCCGCTCCGGCCGCCGCATCGGCGGCCTCGGCCGCGGCGGCCGCGACGCCGCCCGCGCAATTGGGCTCGTCGTTCTACGTCGCGACTATCTGCCGCGACGGGCCGAAATGGAAATGGGCCTCGGCCGAACCGGCCACGGCGCGCTGGGGAGCACTGCAATGAGCGCGTGGCGCGGCGCGGCGGCCGTCTGCGCGCTCGCGGCGGCGGTGTCCACGCTGCCCGGCTGCGGCTCGGTGGGCGCGGCGAGCGGTGCGCTGGCCGGCGCGGCCACCGGGCTCGTCACGGCCAATCCGGCCGTCGGCATCGGCGTGGGCATCGCCGTGCAGGCCGCCACCGACGAGGCCGTCAACCGCACCATGAAGGGTTTCCACGCGCATCAGCAGGACGTGATCGCGGCCACGGCGGGCGCGCTCGCGGTGGGCGAGACGGCGCCGTGGAAGGTGAAGAACCGGGTGCCGATCGAGAATGGCGAAGGCGAGGTGCGGGTGACGCGGGCGTTCTCGACGCCGCTGGCGCTCTGCAAGGAGTTCGCGTTCTCGGTGAAGGACGGCCAGACGGCCGACTGGTTCATCGCCAGCGCCTGTCAGGCGCCGCAGGGCCGCTGGAGTTGGGCCTCGGCGGAGCCGGCCGTGGCGCGCTGGGGCAGCCTGCAATAGCCGCGGCCGGCCGCGGGGGCGCCATGAGGCGAAGCGGCGGGCGCCCGCCGCCGCCCGCCGCCGATCAGGACTCCACGTCCTCGAGACTGAAAATCTCGGTCTGGTCGTTGTACGAGAAGATCTCGCCGTAACGGCCCCAGTCGATCACCGAGTCGAGCGTTTCCTCCGCGGCGCTGTCGGACAGGAAGTCCTCCAGTTCCTGCTCGAAGCGCACGCGCGGCGCGCGATGGCCGGGCCGCTCGTTGAGCACCTTCTTGATCCGCGCCGCGAGCGGCACATGCCGCAGCAGGTGGTCGGCGAACATCAGCTTGCGCTCCTGCGTGCCGAACTCGGCGAACACGCGGGCCGGCGGCGTGAGGAACACGTCGCCCTCGCGCACGTCGGCGAAGCCCAGGTACTGCAGCACTTCGGCGATCGGGAACAGATCGTCCACCTCCAGGTGCAGCGAGCGCGCGATTTCGGGCATGTCGGCGCGGCCGTGATACGGCGCCGCGGCCAGCGTCTCGATCAGGCCCGCCATCAGGTTGGTCGACACCTGCGGCAGCCAGCTGCCGAGCTCCAGCCCCTTCTTGGTCGCCTCGCCCGTCTGGCGCGCCGTCATCTTCGCGTAGATGTCGTCCACCAGGCGGCGGAACGCCGGGTCCAGACGGTTGCGCGGATGCTTGAACGGCACCTTGATCTCGGCGATCACGCGGCCCGGGTTCGACGACAGCACGAGGATGCGGTCACACATGAACACCGCTTCCTCGATGTTGTGCGTGACGATCAGCACCGACTTGATCGGCATGCGGCCCTGCGTCCACAGGTCGAGCAGGTCGGTACGCAGCGTCTCGGCGGTCAGCACGTCGAGCGCCGAGAACGGCTCGTCCATCAGCAGGATGGTCGGATCGACCACCAGCGCGCGCGCGAAGCCGACGCGCTGGCGCATGCCGCCCGACAGCTCGCGCGGATAGGCGTTCTCGAAGCCGTCCAGGCCGATCAGGTCGATCGCCGCGAGCGCGCGCTCGCGCCGCTCGCGCGCGCCCACGCCGAGCGCCTCGAGGCCGGCCTCGACGTTCTGCAGCACGGTCAGCCACGGGAACAGCGCGAAGGTCTGGAACACCATCGCGACGCCCTCGGCGGGGCCGGTCAGCGGCTTGCCGAGATAGGTGACCTCACCGCCCGTCGGCTCGATCAGCCCGGCGATGATGCGCAGCAGCGTCGACTTGCCGGAGCCCGAACGGCCGAGCAGGCCGACGATCTCGCCTTCGCGCAGCGACAGGTTGGCACCGTCCAGCACGAGCAGCTCGCCCTGGGTCTTGTTGAAGCCACGGCTGACATCCTTGACGTTCAGGATCTCGTCGCCCAGGCGCAGCGGCGCCGGCGTCGGGGCAGCATTCTGGTTTTGCATCGCGTTTCGCTCTCAATGAGTCTTAGTCGAGCCGCAGCTTGGCTTCGGCATAGGCGTACAGCGGGCGCCACAACAGGCGGTTGAACAGCGTCACGAACAGCGACATCACGGTGATGCCCATGATGATCTTCGGGTAGTCTCCGGCCGCCGTCATCTGCGCGATATAGGCGCCGAGCCCGTGCGCCTCGAACTTGGTGTCGCCCCACTGGACGAACTCCGAGACGATGCTCGCGTTCCAGGCCCCGCCCGAGGCGGTGATCGCGCCCGTGATGTAGTACGGCATGATGCCGGGCAGGATCGCCTGGCGCCACCATTGCCAGCCGCGGATGCGGAAATTGGTGGCGGCCTCGCGATAGTCGTTCGGGTAGGACGTCGCGCCCGCGATCACGTTGAACAGGATGTACCACTGCGTGCCGAGCACGATCAGCGGCGACAGCCAGATGTCCGGGTTCAGCTTGTAGCGCGCGATCACGATCACGAACACCGGGAACAGCAGGTTGGCCGGGAACGCCGCGAGGAACTGCGCGACCGGCTGGGCCTTCTCGGCGAGCGCCGGGCGCAGGCCGATCCAGACGCCGATCGGCACCCAGATCACCGAGGCGATCACGATCAGCACCACCACGCGCAGCAGCGTGGCGAGCCCGAGCAGGAACACGTGGCCGACCTCGGCGAGCGTCACGCCGGTGCTGACGAACGCCACCACGCGCCAGACCACGTAGGCGGTGCCGAGCAGCACGAGGATCGCCCAGCCGATGTCGGCCACGCGCGACGCCTGCTTCTCGACGCGCGGCAGCGCGAAGCGCGCGGCGTCGAAGCTCGGCAGCCGGAACGGCAGCCGTGCCATTTTCGCGAACAGCCAGCCGGCCGGCACCAGCAGCTGGTGGATCAGGCGCGTGCGGCGCACCAGATCGAGCAGCCAGGATTCGGGCGCGTTGCCCGAACTGGTGTTCTCCATGCGGAACTTGTCGGCCCAGGCCACCAGCGGGCGGAACAGCAGCTGGTCGTAGGCAAGGATCACCACCGTCATGGTCAGGATCACCCAGCCCACCGCGTGCAGGTTCTGCTCGGTGATGGCCTGCGCCAGGTAGGCGCCGATGCCGGGGAGCGTGATGGTGTGGTTGCCCACCGTGATCGCCTCCGAGGCCACCACGAAGAACCAGCCGCCCGACATCGACATCATCATGTTCCAGACCAGACCCGGCATCGAGAACGGCACCTCGAGCTTCCAGAAGCGCTGCCAGGACGTCAGGTGGAAGCCGCGCGAGACCTCGTCGAGGTCGCGCGGCACGGTGCGCAGCGACTGGTAAAAGCTGAACGTCATGTTCCAGGCCTGGCTGGTGAAGATCGCGAAGATCGCGGCCAGTTCGGCGCCCGCCACGCGGCTCGGGATCAGCGCGAGGAAGAACGTAACGGTAAACGAGATGTAGCCGAGCACCGGCACCGACTGCAGGATGTCGAGGATCGGCACCAGCACCATCCCCGCGCGGCGGCTCTTGGCCGCCAGCGTGCCGTAGACCAGCGTGAAGACGAGCGAGGCGATCATCGCGGCCAGCATGCGCAGCGTGGTGCGCAGCGCGTACTCCGGCAGGTTCGCCGGATCGAGCGAAATCTTCTGGGTGGAGAGCGTGGCGATCGGCGCCATCGTCTCGTGGAAGCCGACCGCCGCCATCGCGATCACGCACAGGATCAACGGAAAGGCGATGAAGTCCCAACGGTTCGGGAGCACGCGCCACGCCGAGGCGTTCGCGATGCGGTTCGGATTGAAGCCAAAGTCCATCAGGCGCCCTCCCCGGTACGGCCGATCGAGTCAAAGATTAAGGCCATCATGTACACACGACTCATGGTAAGGCGCGAAGCGCGGTGTTTCGTTACGACTGGCAATTGCGGATCGAGGCCACCGCTGCCCCGTCCGCCTCGCCTCCCCCGTCGTCGGCAAAACCGACCGACGCGACGACGGCAAGACACTACTACAACCCGTGTTTCAGGCACAAGCTCGCGGCATACATCATGCTGGTATCCGCCGCGAATCGTGGAGAAATCGACCCGAAACGGGTGGATCGCGGGGACTTTGAAAGAACTTGCAAGCGGGCTGCAACGTGCGCGCCGCCGTGCAAGGGCGAATTATGCCGCGATCCGGCACGCGGCGAAACCCGCCCGGGCGCGGATGCAACAGCGGCGCCGCGCGGGTCCGGCCAAACGTGGGCAAAGAGCCGCAGCGAAGCAGGTATGATCGAGTCTGCTTGGCAAGAACGAACGTCTACATGCAGGAGGGCTGAATGGCAGGAAATCTGGTTATCGTGTGCCGGGATCAGGACGCGGACGCGTTCTACACGCTGATGCAGGAGTACGGTGCGTTCCAGGCGCGGCTGTCGTCTACCGCGTGGTATCTGAACATGAACATCGTGCCGGAATCGCTGCAGGACGAAATCCTCGAGCGGCTCGGCAAGTACACGACTTTGTATATCTTCGAGGCGACGAGCGTCACCTACAACACCATCGACAGCCACGCGGCGGAAACGCTCGGGTCGCTGTTCGGCGAGTAGCCCGACACGCCGGCGCGGCGCCCGCCGCGCCGGCCCTCTCCGCTTGCTTTCGAGTCCCGGCGGCTCACGCCCCCGCGGGGTCGCGTTCGGGTTTGGGCACCGCGTCCAACGGGAACACCATCGCGACGCGCAGCCCCCCCTGCTCCTGGTTACCGATCCGGCACGTCCCGCCGAGGCGCTGCACGAGCCGCTCGACGATGGCGAGCCCGAGCCCGCTGTGGCCGTTGCCGCCGCGCGCCGGGTCGAGCCGCACGAACGGCCGCGTGGCGTCGGCCAGGTCGCGCTGCGCGATGCCCTTGCCGTGGTCGCTCACGCTCAGCAGGTAACCCTCGCCGGTGCGCTCGGTGGCGACCCGCACCGGCGGCGCGCCATAGGCGTGCGCATTGTCGAGCAGGTTCGAGAGAATCCGGTCGAGCGTCGCGGCCGGCAGCCGGAAGCCGCTGCCCGCCGCGAGCGCGACGTCGACCGTCGGCGCGTTCGGCGCGACCGCCCGATAGGTGCGTGCGATCCGCTCGCAGGCCTGATCGACCTCCACCACCTCGCTGCGATCGACGCCGCCGTGCGCGAACACGAGGAACTGGTCGACGATGTGCGACATCGAATCGACGTCGCGTACCACGCCGTCGCGCAGCCGCATGTCGTCCATCATCTCGGCGCGCAGCCGCATGCGCGCGAGCGGCGTGCGCAGGTCGTGCGCCACGCCGGCCAGCATCACGGCGCGATCGTTCTCGGCGCGCGACACCTGCTCGACCATCTGGTTGAAGCCGCGCGTGAGCTGGCGCAGCTCGCGCGGGCCGGCCTCGCGCACCGGCGGCACCGTCATGCCGCGGCCGAAGCGGCCCACCGCGCGCGCCAGCGAACGCAGCGGCTGCTGCAACTGCCAGGCGGCGAACAGCGCCGCCATCACCGCGGCCGAGAAGATCATCCCGAGCCACATCAGCATGCGGTCGCGCGAGCGGCGCGGCCGCAACGGCTGCGCGGGCACCACGATCCAGTTGCGGTCGTTCGGCTCCTTCACCCACAGCACGGGCGGCTTGCCCGGCTGGCCGAAGCGCACCTCGGTGCCGGCCGGCATGCGGTCGCGCAGATCGTCGAGGAAGCGCTTCGGGGGCGCCGCCATGTCGGGGTCTTCACGCGGCACGTCGGGGCTGTCGGGCGGCACGATCCGCACCCGCGAGGGCAGCGGCTGGTCCGGCGTGTGCTGCTCGTGCTGGCGGACCGCTTCGACGAGGAACGCGGCCTCCTCCACGGCATAGCGCATCTGCGATTCGTTGCGGTCGAGCCGGATCGCCAGGTACCACGCGAAGTGCGACAGCAGCAGCACGCCCACCACCAGCATGGCGAGCCGGCCGAACAGCGAATCAATGGGTCTGCGCATGGGCCTCGCCGTTGGGCACGAACACGTAGCCGCGGCCACGCACGGTCTGGATGAAGCGCGGCGTGGAAGGATCGCTTTCCAGGATCCGCCGCAGGCGCCAGACCTGCACGTCGATGCCGCGGTCGGTGCCGTCGTACTCGGGGCCGTGCAGCAGTTCGAGCAGGCGCTCGCGGGTGAGCGTGCGCAGCGCGTTGTTGACGAAGATCTTCAGCAGCGCGAACTCGCTGCTCGACAGCGTGGCGGGCCGGCCGTCCACCGACAGCGTGCGCGCCTGGAAGTCGAGCACGAAGCGGCCGAACGCGTAGGGCTCGCGCTGCTCGGGCGCCGCCGCCGACGGCGTGGCGCGGCGCCGGCGCAGCACCGCCTGGGCGCGCGCCAGCAGCTCGCGCGGGTTGAACGGCTTGCCGAGGTAGTCGTCGGCGCCGAGCTCGAGGCCGACGATGCGGTCCACGTCGTCGGCGCGCGCGGTCAGCATGATCACCGGGATGTCGTCGCCGGCCGCGCGCAGCCGGCGCAGCGCGGTCAAGCCGTCGACGCCCGGCATCATCAGGTCCAGCACGATCAGGTCGGGGCGCTCGCGCTCCAGGCGCTTCTCGAGCGAGGCGGCGTCGTGCAGCACCGACACTTCCATGCCCTGGCGCACGAGGTAGTCGCGCAGCAGGTCGCGCAGTTCTTGGTCGTCGTCGACGATGAGGATCTGGGTAGTCATGGCGTGAAGTTTACCGTGCGGCTTGGCGGGCCCGGCTGAAACATACCGGCCAATGGGTTACTGGGAATTACCGTGCAAGCCGGATGTAATGCGCGGTAACCGGGGACGGGGCCGACGTAACACCGGCGGCGGCGTGCTTGGCTACGCTGCGTCCTACCGATGCGGACGGCGCTGGCCGCTTCGCGCACCGCGCCGCCACGTCGACCCGTTCATCCAATCAGGAGTCACCGCAATGTATAAGAAGACGTCCCGCATGGCTATCGCCGCCGCGACCGTACTGGCCCTCTCGCTGAGCGCCGCCGCCCAGGCCCAGACCGCCGGCGCCGCCATGCCGCCCGCCGACGCGCATGGCGGCCCGGGGCCGCACTGGCACCGCCACGGCGGTCCCGAAGCCGTGTTCGAGCGCCTGCACGACCAGCTCGGGCTGAACGCGCGGCAGGAGCAACAGTACCAGGCCGCCGCCGCCACCTCGAAGCAGAACCGCCAGGCGATGCGCCGGAACTTCGAGCAGGCGCGCTCGCAGCTCGAGGCCGCGCAGAGCCAGCCGATCCTCGACCTCGACGCGCTGCACAGCGCGCGCCAGCAGGTCGAGCAGCAGAACGCGCTGTTGCGCGAGCAGACCGAACGCGCCTGGCTCGCGTTCTACGACGGCCTGAACGACCAGCAGAAAACGACCGTCAGCGCCGCCCTCAAGCAACAGTTCGCGAACATGAAGGCGCGCCACGAGCAGCGGAAGGCGCGCTGGCAGCACCATCACGCCTCGCAGGCGACGGCGGCCTCGCAGTAGGCGCCGCCCGCGCCGGCCGCCCCGCCCCGCGGGCATCGATGCCGGCGCACGTCGCCGCACCACACCACGTCCCACACCGGGCGCGCAGCCCTGCCGCCCACCGCCATGATCGGCGGCCGCCCCGCGCCCGTCGGCGGGCCGGCGGCACGATCCACAGCAGCCCCCTACCGTGCGGGCCGCAGCCGGTAACGGCCCGCGCCGCTTTCCGAATCGAGATTCGACCTTGCACGCCGCAGGCTCGGGTAAAATACCGCCCTTTTGGCCGGCCGGCCCCGCCCGCCCGATCGCCGAAGCCGCCGACACCGAATTTTGACTGACTAGAATACGGCCGGCGCGGCGCGGGCGAAGGCCGGCGCGCGGCAGTCGTAAGAGGAATCAGATGAAGAAGCTCGCCCTGTGCGCAGCACTCGCCATGGCGGCGAGCGGCGCCGTCGCGAAGGAATGGAAGACGGTCCGGATCGGCGTCGACGCCAGTTACCCGCCGTTCGAATCGGTCGCGCAGAACGGCGACATCGTCGGCTTCGACGTCGACCTGGCGAAGGAAATCTGCACGCGCATCGCGGTGCGCTGCACCTGGGTCGCGCAGGATCTCGACGGGATCATCCCGGCCCTGAAGGCGCGCAAGTTCGACGTGATCATGTCGTCGCTGACCGTCACCGACAAGCGCCGCGAGCAGATCGACTTCTCGGACAAGCTGTACGACGCGCCCGCGCGGATGATCGCGCCGGCCGGCTCGCCGCTGCTGCCCACGCTCGCCTCGCTCAAGGGCAAGCGCGTCGGGGTCGAGCAGGGGTCGACGCAGGAAACCTACGCGAAGACCTACTGGGAGCCGCGCGGTGTGACGATCGTGCCGTACCAAAACCAGGATCAGGTCTACGCCGATCTCGGGACCGGCCGGCTCGACGCCGCGCTGCAGGACGAATTGCAGGCCGACTACGGGTTCCTGCGCACGCCGCGCGGCAAGGGTTTCGCGTGGGCGGGCCCGGAAGTGAAGGACCCGAAGACGATCGGCGACGGCACCGCGATCGGCCTGCGCAAGGAGGACACGGATCTGAAGGCGAAGATCAACGCCGCTCTCGCCGCGATGCACAAGGATGGGACTTACGACAGGTTGTCGCACAAGTACTTCTCGTTCAGCGTGTATTCGGCGAAGTAACCACGTTTCGGCCGGACTGGCCGCCGCGCGTCACCGCGCGCGGCGGCCAGTCCGGCACGAGGAAGTCGCCAGCCGCCCGGCGGAATCACCGGGCAGCCCGACCCACATGCACGGGGCGTGCCGCCCGACCCGCGGCACGCGTCTTTCTCGGCGCCCGCGTTGCGCCGTCAAGGACTTCATATGTTTCTTCAAGGCTACGGCCCGCTGATACTTTCCGGCACCTGGCAGACCATCAAGCTCGCCGTGCTGTCGCTCGCCTTCGCGTTCGTGCTCGGCCTGCTCGGCGCGGCCGCGAAACTCTCGCGCAACCGGATCACGAACGGGCTCGGCACGCTCTACACCACGCTGATCCGCGGCGTGCCCGATCTGGTGCTGATGCTGCTGCTGTTCTACAGCCTGCAGATCTGGCTCAACCAATTCACCGACATGATGAACTGGGATCAGATCGACATCGACCCGTTCGCGGCCGGCGTGCTGGTGCTCGGCTTCATCTACGGCGCCTACTTCACCGAAACCTTCCGCGGCGCGTTCCTGTCGGTGCCGCGCGGCCAGCTCGAGGCGGGCGCCGCCTACGGGATGTCGAACTGGCGGGTGTTCTCGCGCGTGATGTTCCCGCAGATGATGCGCTTCGCGCTGCCCGGCATCGGCAACAACTGGCAGGTGCTCGTCAAGTCCACCGCGCTGGTGTCGATCATCGGCCTGGCCGACGTGGTCAAGGCCTCGCAGGACGCCGGCAAGGGCACGCTGCGTTTCTTCTTCTTCACGCTGCTCGCGGGGGCCATCTACCTCGCGATCACGACGATCTCGAACTTCGTGCTGATGTGGCTGGAAAAGCGCTACTCCACGGGCGTCCGCAAGGCTGACCTATGATCGAACTGATTCAGGAATACTGGCGCAACTACCTCTACACCGACGGCTATCACATCACCGGCGTGGCGATCACCCTGTGGCTGCTGGTGGTGTCGATCGGCCTCGGCTTCTGCCTGTCGGTGCCGCTCGCTTGCGCGCGCGTGTCGAAGCGCAAGTGGCTGGCCGGCGCGGTGTGGCTCTATACCTACGTGTTCCGCGGCACGCCGCTCTACGTGCAGCTGCTGCTCTGCTACACGGGCCTCTACAGCCTGCAGGCGGTGCGCGGCACGCCGCTGTTGAACGAGTTCTTCCGCGACGGCATGCACTGCACGCTGCTCGCGTTCACGCTCAACACCTGCGCCTACACCACCGAGATCTTCGCCGGCGCGATCAAGGCGACCGCCTACGGCGAGATCGAGGCCGCGCGCGCCTACGGGATGTCCACCTTCACGCTCTACCGCCGCGTGATCCTGCCCTCCGCGCTGCGCCGCGCGCTGCCGCTCTACAGCAACGAGGTGATCCTGATGCTGCACGCCACCACGGTGGCGTTCACGGCCACCGTGCCCGACATCCTGAAGATCGCGCGCGACGTCAACTCGGCCACCTACATGTCGTTCCACGCGTTCGGCATCGCCGCGCTCCTCTATCTCGCGATCTCGTTTACGCTCGTGTGGCTGTTCCGCCAGGCCGAGCGGCGCTGGCTCGCCTACCTGCGCCCGCAAGGCAAATAAACGGCGCGAGGACTCCTGATGAATTCCAAGATGCACAAGCTTTTCGTCGACGATCTCCACAAGCAGTACGGCAGCAACGAAGTCCTGAAGGGCGTGTCGCTGAAGGCGCAGGCCGGCGACGTGATCAGCGTGATCGGCTCGTCCGGCTCCGGCAAGAGCACGATGCTGCGTTGCATCAATTTCCTCGAGCAGCCGAACGCGGGCCGCATCTTCGTGGACGGCGAGGAAGTGCGCACCGCGAAGGACAAGACCGGCGCGCTGAAGGCGGCCGACGCGAAGCAGTTGCAGCGCGTGCGCACCAAGCTCGCGATGGTGTTCCAGCACTTCAATCTCTGGTCGCACATGAACGTGCTCGAGAACGTGATCGAGGCGCCGGTGCACGTGCTTGGCCTGTCCACGCGCGAGGCGGAGGCGCGCGCGCGCGAGTACCTGGAGAAGGTGGGGCTGCCGCCGCGCGTCGAGAAGCAGTATCCGTCGCATCTGTCGGGCGGCCAGCAGCAGCGCGTGGCGATCGCGCGCGCGCTGGCGATGCACCCGGACGTGATGCTGTTCGACGAGCCGACCTCGGCGCTCGACCCGGAGCTGGTGGGCGAGGTGCTGAAGGTGATGCAGAAGCTGGCCGAGGAAGGCCGCACCATGATCGTGGTCACGCACGAGATGGGCTTCGCGCGCAACGTCTCGAACCACGTGATGTTCCTGCACCAGGGCCGCGTCGAGGAGGAAGGCGCGCCCGCCGAGGTGTTCGGCAACACGCGCAGCGAGCGCCTGAAGCAATTCCTCTCGGGCAGCCTCAAGTAAGGTGTAGAAGTTCAGACTTGATCTGACAGTAAGGCCTTGCCAAGAGGCGGGGTTACCCGTTTTGATAGAGGTGCGAATCTTCATCAAAACAGCGCGCAAGCGCCAAGGAGTAACCCCGTGAGTAGTCTCAACCAAAATGTCATCCGCCACAAGATCGGTCTGCTGAATCTGGCCACCGAGCTCGGGAACGTGTCGAAGGCCTGCAAGGTGATGGGGCTGTCGCGCGATACGTTCTACCGCTATCAGAATGCCGTGGCCGAGGGCGGCGTCGATGCCCTGTTCGACAGCAATCGGCGCAAGCCGAATCCCAAGAATCGAGTCGATGAAGCGACGGAAATCGCCGTGCTGGCCTATGCCATCGAGCAGCCCGCCCACGGGCAGGTTCGGGTCAGCAACGAATTACGCCGGCGCGGTATTTTCGTGTCTGCATCCGGCGTTCGTTCGATCTGGCTGCGTCACGAATTGTCGTCCTTCAAGCTGAGGCTCGTGGCGCTGGAGAAGCAGGTCGCTGAAAAAGGCATCGTGCTGAGCGAGGACCAGGTGGCCGCGCTGGAAAGAAAGCAGGACGACGATGTGGCTCATGGCGAAATCGAAACCGCTCATCCCGGCTATCTGGGCTCGCAGGACACGTTCTACGTGGGCACGATCAAGGGCGTAGGCCGGATTTACCAGCAGACCTTCGTCGACACCTACAGCAAAGTGGCGATGGCCAAGCTGTACACGACCAAGACACCGATCACGGCGGCCGATCTGCTCAATGACCGGGTGTTGCCGTTCTTCGAGGAGCACGGCATGGGTGTGATCCGCATGCTGACCGATCGAGGCACGGAGTATTGCGGCAAGCCGGAATCGCACGATTATCAGCTGTACCTGGCGCTGAACGACATCGAGCACACCAAAACCAAGGCGCGACATCCGCAGACCAATGGCATCTGCGAGCGGTTCCATAAAACCATCCTGCAGGAGTTTTATCAGGTCGCGTTCCGCCACAAGCTCTATCTGACGCTGGCGGAACTGCAGGTCGATCTCGATACTTGGCTGATGTACTACAACGGCGAGCGAACGCATCAAGGTAAGATGTGTTGTGGTCGCACGCCTTTGCAAACGCTCATCGCGGGCAAGGAGGTGTGGAAGGAGAAAGTGAGCCACCTGAATCTGATCTGACAGTCACGCACCGTCGGAACGGGTAACTGTCAGATCGGGTCGCGACTTCTACAAGTAAGGCTGCCGGCCCGGCGCCGCCGCGCCGGGGCACCTGCCTTATTCCGC from Burkholderia glumae LMG 2196 = ATCC 33617 harbors:
- a CDS encoding AAA-associated domain-containing protein; this encodes MQNQNAAPTPAPLRLGDEILNVKDVSRGFNKTQGELLVLDGANLSLREGEIVGLLGRSGSGKSTLLRIIAGLIEPTGGEVTYLGKPLTGPAEGVAMVFQTFALFPWLTVLQNVEAGLEALGVGARERRERALAAIDLIGLDGFENAYPRELSGGMRQRVGFARALVVDPTILLMDEPFSALDVLTAETLRTDLLDLWTQGRMPIKSVLIVTHNIEEAVFMCDRILVLSSNPGRVIAEIKVPFKHPRNRLDPAFRRLVDDIYAKMTARQTGEATKKGLELGSWLPQVSTNLMAGLIETLAAAPYHGRADMPEIARSLHLEVDDLFPIAEVLQYLGFADVREGDVFLTPPARVFAEFGTQERKLMFADHLLRHVPLAARIKKVLNERPGHRAPRVRFEQELEDFLSDSAAEETLDSVIDWGRYGEIFSYNDQTEIFSLEDVES
- a CDS encoding ABC transporter permease; this translates as MDFGFNPNRIANASAWRVLPNRWDFIAFPLILCVIAMAAVGFHETMAPIATLSTQKISLDPANLPEYALRTTLRMLAAMIASLVFTLVYGTLAAKSRRAGMVLVPILDILQSVPVLGYISFTVTFFLALIPSRVAGAELAAIFAIFTSQAWNMTFSFYQSLRTVPRDLDEVSRGFHLTSWQRFWKLEVPFSMPGLVWNMMMSMSGGWFFVVASEAITVGNHTITLPGIGAYLAQAITEQNLHAVGWVILTMTVVILAYDQLLFRPLVAWADKFRMENTSSGNAPESWLLDLVRRTRLIHQLLVPAGWLFAKMARLPFRLPSFDAARFALPRVEKQASRVADIGWAILVLLGTAYVVWRVVAFVSTGVTLAEVGHVFLLGLATLLRVVVLIVIASVIWVPIGVWIGLRPALAEKAQPVAQFLAAFPANLLFPVFVIVIARYKLNPDIWLSPLIVLGTQWYILFNVIAGATSYPNDYREAATNFRIRGWQWWRQAILPGIMPYYITGAITASGGAWNASIVSEFVQWGDTKFEAHGLGAYIAQMTAAGDYPKIIMGITVMSLFVTLFNRLLWRPLYAYAEAKLRLD
- a CDS encoding ATP-binding protein is translated as MRRPIDSLFGRLAMLVVGVLLLSHFAWYLAIRLDRNESQMRYAVEEAAFLVEAVRQHEQHTPDQPLPSRVRIVPPDSPDVPREDPDMAAPPKRFLDDLRDRMPAGTEVRFGQPGKPPVLWVKEPNDRNWIVVPAQPLRPRRSRDRMLMWLGMIFSAAVMAALFAAWQLQQPLRSLARAVGRFGRGMTVPPVREAGPRELRQLTRGFNQMVEQVSRAENDRAVMLAGVAHDLRTPLARMRLRAEMMDDMRLRDGVVRDVDSMSHIVDQFLVFAHGGVDRSEVVEVDQACERIARTYRAVAPNAPTVDVALAAGSGFRLPAATLDRILSNLLDNAHAYGAPPVRVATERTGEGYLLSVSDHGKGIAQRDLADATRPFVRLDPARGGNGHSGLGLAIVERLVQRLGGTCRIGNQEQGGLRVAMVFPLDAVPKPERDPAGA
- a CDS encoding response regulator; amino-acid sequence: MTTQILIVDDDQELRDLLRDYLVRQGMEVSVLHDAASLEKRLERERPDLIVLDLMMPGVDGLTALRRLRAAGDDIPVIMLTARADDVDRIVGLELGADDYLGKPFNPRELLARAQAVLRRRRATPSAAAPEQREPYAFGRFVLDFQARTLSVDGRPATLSSSEFALLKIFVNNALRTLTRERLLELLHGPEYDGTDRGIDVQVWRLRRILESDPSTPRFIQTVRGRGYVFVPNGEAHAQTH
- a CDS encoding periplasmic heavy metal sensor, whose translation is MYKKTSRMAIAAATVLALSLSAAAQAQTAGAAMPPADAHGGPGPHWHRHGGPEAVFERLHDQLGLNARQEQQYQAAAATSKQNRQAMRRNFEQARSQLEAAQSQPILDLDALHSARQQVEQQNALLREQTERAWLAFYDGLNDQQKTTVSAALKQQFANMKARHEQRKARWQHHHASQATAASQ
- a CDS encoding ABC transporter substrate-binding protein, with the translated sequence MKKLALCAALAMAASGAVAKEWKTVRIGVDASYPPFESVAQNGDIVGFDVDLAKEICTRIAVRCTWVAQDLDGIIPALKARKFDVIMSSLTVTDKRREQIDFSDKLYDAPARMIAPAGSPLLPTLASLKGKRVGVEQGSTQETYAKTYWEPRGVTIVPYQNQDQVYADLGTGRLDAALQDELQADYGFLRTPRGKGFAWAGPEVKDPKTIGDGTAIGLRKEDTDLKAKINAALAAMHKDGTYDRLSHKYFSFSVYSAK
- a CDS encoding ABC transporter permease; this translates as MFLQGYGPLILSGTWQTIKLAVLSLAFAFVLGLLGAAAKLSRNRITNGLGTLYTTLIRGVPDLVLMLLLFYSLQIWLNQFTDMMNWDQIDIDPFAAGVLVLGFIYGAYFTETFRGAFLSVPRGQLEAGAAYGMSNWRVFSRVMFPQMMRFALPGIGNNWQVLVKSTALVSIIGLADVVKASQDAGKGTLRFFFFTLLAGAIYLAITTISNFVLMWLEKRYSTGVRKADL
- a CDS encoding ABC transporter permease encodes the protein MIELIQEYWRNYLYTDGYHITGVAITLWLLVVSIGLGFCLSVPLACARVSKRKWLAGAVWLYTYVFRGTPLYVQLLLCYTGLYSLQAVRGTPLLNEFFRDGMHCTLLAFTLNTCAYTTEIFAGAIKATAYGEIEAARAYGMSTFTLYRRVILPSALRRALPLYSNEVILMLHATTVAFTATVPDILKIARDVNSATYMSFHAFGIAALLYLAISFTLVWLFRQAERRWLAYLRPQGK